ATTTAACGTTAACAGTAAAACCGTACGTTCTGGCAAATGGCAGCGAACCACCTTCTACACCGGCGTAGGTTACTAAGGAAGAAATGGTGTTTTCCGGATCGATGTTATCGGTATGCTTCATGATCGTAAATAAGTTACGACCAACTAAAGACAGACCAATCGACTGGAATGGTGTTCTGGTTAACAAAGTAGGAGTAAAGGTGTAACCCAACGTTAACTGACGGAATTTAATAAAGCTACCATCCAGTACCGAAACGGCAGAAACGTTATTGGCTAATTGCGGATAGTAAATGTAAGCCGGAACTACTGTTTCGTTTACGCTACCATCCTCTTTTACGCCTTCAGCTACCACGCCATTTTCACGACCTACTAAAGTTGCTTTGTTTAAGCCCCGAACGTAAGAATAATGCTCGGTTGCCGAAAGCACTTTATTGTTGTATTTAAAGTCGATTAAGAACGACAGGTTGAAGTTTTTGTAAGAGAAATCGTTATTCCAGCCACCGTACAGGTTTGGTAAACCAGATCCCATTGGTTTTAAATCGCCGCGTAATGGTACACCGTTGGCGCCAACAATAACGTTGCCATTGGCATCGCGCTTGTAATCATAGGCCATAACCTGAGCAATAGGTAAACCTTTTACGATAGAGATATTACCGTTTAATGGACGGTAAGTACCGGTTTGCAACGGCGAAGGATTTTCAGACTGGTCAATGTCTAATACTTCGTTCTTCAGTTTGGTAAAGTTAAAGGAAGTATTCCAGTTGAAGGCTGACCGGATTGGGTTACCCGATACCATTAACTCAATACCGCGGTTAGAAGTAGAACCTAAATTAACGGAACGGCTGTTAAAGCCAGTAGAAGATGATAAGCTGGCCGAAACAATTTCTCCTTCGGTTTTGCGGTCAAAGTAAGTTACATCTAATCCCAAACGGTTATCTAGAAACTTCATTTCAGTACCAATTTCAATTTCGTTCAGGCTGAAAGGTTTTAAGTTCGCGTTTGGCAGTTTTGAATCGAAAGAACCGCGGGCTACACCGTTGATTGGGTTATTAACGTTGTAGTAAAAAGCAGTTTGGTAAGGCTGCGCTGGCTCACCGCTGGTTTCGGCGTAAGAAGCCCGTATTTTACCGTAGTTCAAGGCTGGGGTGTTCAACAGATCAGAGAATACAAAGCTAGTTGAAACCGATGGCGTAAATAAGCTCCGGTTGCCCCGTGGTAAAGAAGAAAAAGTATCGTAACGGCCGGTAGTGCTTAAAGTTAAATATTTGTAGCTGAAATCGGCGGTATAATATACTGAAGGGGTTTCTAAAGCGGTATACAAATACTCGGAGTTCCTGGTACGGGTATTGGTTGGCGTATACAAATAAGGCACGATAAACTGACCTCCGTATAAACGAGTGCTTTCGGTGTTGTTACGACGGAAGTTACCACCCACACTGGCATCAATCGAGAAATCATCGTTGATGTTTTTGCTGAATGATAATAACGCATCGGTGTTTAATTCTAAGCGGGTTCCTTGGTATAAAGCTTCCAGAGAGCCTTCGCCGTTAGAAGAAAATAACGTTCCGTAAGGGTTAACGGTGAATCTACGGTCGCTGGAAAAATCGTAACCAACCCGGGCTTGTAACGAAAGAAAATCAAAGAATTGATAACGGGCCGAGATAGCCGAAATTAAACGACGACGAGAGATATCATTTTTAAATTGATTTACCACGAACCAAGGGTTAGTAGCGTAAATATCATCGCTCCAAGCGGTTTCTAAACCATTATTCGAAGCATCGTAACCTGGAGCCAGGCTAGCCTGATCAACGTTAGTAGCCAGGAAAACAATGTTGTTGGCGTTCATCGGGGCATCGCTCAAATACGGACGGTTTTTGTCTTTTTGGTCGATGTAGTTCGCCATTAAGTTAAAGCTTAACTTTTTGGTGATTTCGTAAGAGGTATTAAAGTTTACGGTTTTACGATCTAAACCGCT
The sequence above is a segment of the Adhaeribacter swui genome. Coding sequences within it:
- a CDS encoding SusC/RagA family TonB-linked outer membrane protein; amino-acid sequence: MLKKALPFLTLLLLLSQLYGFAQSNQVTGKVTGSDNSPLVGVSIQISGTTQGAITDVDGNYRVEVPGNGSLIFSYIGYKNQTVPVNNRSVINVVLESDATALQEVVVTALGIKKEERKLGYSVSKVGGEVLNVAREANVANSLSGRVSGLNVAGTSGGPGSSARINIRGVTSFSGSSSPLIVINGVPMDNSNRGSSGEWGGADQGDGIGNINPDDIETMTVLKGSTASALYGSRAANGVIQITTKSGVKGKTTIEYNTNLQFDKAVDNTDWQYEYGQGTQGVRPVDVASAALSGRNSWGERLDGVPTIQSDGQLHPYSAVKDNIENFYRTAASWTNTVAISGGGDRGTYRLSLSNLDGQSILRNSGLDRKTVNFNTSYEITKKLSFNLMANYIDQKDKNRPYLSDAPMNANNIVFLATNVDQASLAPGYDASNNGLETAWSDDIYATNPWFVVNQFKNDISRRRLISAISARYQFFDFLSLQARVGYDFSSDRRFTVNPYGTLFSSNGEGSLEALYQGTRLELNTDALLSFSKNINDDFSIDASVGGNFRRNNTESTRLYGGQFIVPYLYTPTNTRTRNSEYLYTALETPSVYYTADFSYKYLTLSTTGRYDTFSSLPRGNRSLFTPSVSTSFVFSDLLNTPALNYGKIRASYAETSGEPAQPYQTAFYYNVNNPINGVARGSFDSKLPNANLKPFSLNEIEIGTEMKFLDNRLGLDVTYFDRKTEGEIVSASLSSSTGFNSRSVNLGSTSNRGIELMVSGNPIRSAFNWNTSFNFTKLKNEVLDIDQSENPSPLQTGTYRPLNGNISIVKGLPIAQVMAYDYKRDANGNVIVGANGVPLRGDLKPMGSGLPNLYGGWNNDFSYKNFNLSFLIDFKYNNKVLSATEHYSYVRGLNKATLVGRENGVVAEGVKEDGSVNETVVPAYIYYPQLANNVSAVSVLDGSFIKFRQLTLGYTFTPTLLTRTPFQSIGLSLVGRNLFTIMKHTDNIDPENTISSLVTYAGVEGGSLPFARTYGFTVNVKFK